A window of the Catenulispora sp. MAP5-51 genome harbors these coding sequences:
- a CDS encoding acyl-CoA dehydrogenase family protein: protein MESGSQFRLTPAQSAFCAQVRTLAETDLAPLAEAGAPGHVNRPLLAAMGRHGLLARLFPGGTDGRAEAAALDLCLLRESLAQVSTEAETALALQGLGTYPVVQSGTEEQIAHWLPKVVAGEAVAAFALSEPGSGSDAASLSLAATPTADGWTLSGEKIWISNAPEADFYSVFARTTPEAGSRGVTAFLVPADRPGLGGEHLDMISPHPIGRVTFNAVPVTRADLLGEVDQGFRVAMRTLDLFRPSVGAFAVGMAQAALDASIAHAGQREAFGGLLKDLQAVSHNLAEMATRIEAARLLVYSAAEAYDSGEKRIAGRSAMAKLFATETAQFVVDAAVQIHGAVALRHGHLLEHLYREVRAPRIYEGASEVQRTIIGRELYRA, encoded by the coding sequence ATGGAATCCGGCTCCCAGTTCCGCCTGACCCCGGCCCAGTCAGCTTTCTGCGCCCAGGTCCGCACCCTCGCCGAGACCGACCTCGCCCCGTTGGCCGAGGCCGGCGCTCCCGGCCACGTCAACCGCCCCCTGCTCGCGGCCATGGGCCGGCACGGACTGTTGGCCCGCCTGTTCCCCGGCGGCACCGACGGCCGCGCCGAGGCCGCGGCCCTGGACCTGTGCCTGCTGCGGGAGTCGCTCGCGCAGGTGTCGACCGAAGCCGAGACCGCGCTCGCGCTACAAGGACTCGGCACGTATCCCGTAGTGCAGAGCGGGACCGAGGAACAGATCGCGCACTGGCTACCGAAGGTGGTGGCCGGCGAAGCGGTCGCAGCCTTTGCGCTGTCGGAGCCGGGCAGCGGCTCGGACGCGGCGTCCCTGTCCCTGGCCGCGACACCCACGGCCGACGGCTGGACGCTGAGCGGTGAGAAGATCTGGATCTCCAACGCGCCCGAGGCCGACTTCTACAGCGTCTTCGCCCGCACGACCCCCGAGGCGGGCTCGCGCGGCGTCACGGCGTTCCTGGTCCCGGCCGACCGCCCGGGCCTGGGCGGCGAGCACCTGGACATGATCTCTCCGCACCCCATCGGCCGGGTCACCTTCAACGCCGTCCCGGTCACCCGCGCCGACCTGCTCGGCGAGGTCGACCAGGGCTTCCGCGTCGCGATGCGCACCCTGGACCTGTTCCGTCCCAGCGTCGGCGCCTTCGCCGTCGGCATGGCCCAGGCCGCCCTGGACGCCTCGATTGCCCACGCCGGGCAGCGCGAAGCCTTCGGCGGCCTCCTGAAGGACCTGCAGGCCGTCTCGCACAATCTGGCCGAGATGGCCACCCGCATCGAGGCCGCGCGCCTGCTCGTCTACAGCGCCGCCGAGGCCTACGACAGCGGCGAGAAGCGCATCGCCGGCCGCTCGGCCATGGCGAAGCTGTTCGCGACAGAGACCGCGCAGTTCGTCGTGGACGCGGCCGTGCAGATCCACGGCGCCGTCGCCCTCCGCCACGGCCACCTGCTGGAGCACCTGTACCGGGAGGTTCGCGCGCCGCGGATCTACGAGGGTGCCTCCGAGGTGCAGCGGACGATCATCGGGCGCGAGCTGTACCGGGCATAG
- a CDS encoding GNAT family N-acetyltransferase, which yields MGYTIREYGPGDEGSWLRCRVLSFLGTAYFDDVWRARPRIEAPGFELVAVDEEGTTAAILDVAVDGELATIETVAVHPDHQRRGLGRALLAEAAARAAAASAATLDAWTRDDPDTLAWYRAMGFAESDHYLHVYANLYTDAGEPRRAVPQPRPGLNPVILLLHAKLADEQRMREEFTRVHVCRRFAKPLAR from the coding sequence ATGGGCTACACCATCCGCGAGTACGGGCCCGGAGACGAGGGGTCCTGGCTGCGATGCCGGGTCCTGTCCTTCCTGGGCACCGCCTACTTCGACGACGTGTGGCGTGCCAGACCGCGCATCGAGGCCCCGGGCTTCGAGCTCGTCGCCGTCGACGAGGAGGGGACGACGGCTGCGATCCTGGACGTCGCGGTCGACGGCGAACTGGCGACGATAGAGACCGTCGCGGTCCATCCCGACCACCAGCGCCGCGGTCTGGGCCGGGCGCTGCTCGCCGAGGCGGCCGCCCGCGCCGCCGCGGCGTCGGCGGCCACCCTCGACGCCTGGACGCGCGACGATCCGGACACCCTGGCCTGGTACCGCGCCATGGGCTTCGCCGAGAGCGACCACTACCTGCATGTCTACGCCAACCTCTACACCGATGCCGGGGAACCGAGGCGAGCCGTCCCGCAGCCCCGGCCCGGCCTGAACCCGGTGATCCTCCTCCTGCATGCCAAGCTCGCCGACGAGCAGCGCATGCGCGAGGAGTTCACCCGGGTCCACGTCTGCCGGCGCTTCGCCAAGCCGCTGGCGCGGTAG
- a CDS encoding bifunctional salicylyl-CoA 5-hydroxylase/oxidoreductase, whose product MSSGAARRIAVVGGGPGGLYFAALAKQLDPAATVDVWERNAADDTFGFGVVFSDETLGGIEHADRRIHEAMAAEFARWDDIDVHYRGKVVTSGGHGFAALSRVRLLQMLQRRCADLGIAVRYLTTAPPTEQLAAEYDLVVAADGVNSAIRTKYADAFRPSVSTHDCRYMWLGTDLVFDAFRFQVQPTPYGVMQVHGYPYDAHGSTFIVEMHERVWRAAGFDRLAARDFAPGESDHESIAQIAEIFADMLGGHRLIANNSRWLSFATVTTARWSHDNIVLLGDAAHTAHFSIGSGTKLAMEDALALAACLHENPDTASALAAYEAERRPVVASTQRAAAASLRWFEDLGRYTDQEPLQFAFNLLTRSRRVTYDNLKLRDPEFVAEVNGDSTPPMFRPFHLRELTLKNRVIVSPMDMYSARGDGMPNDFHLVHLGSKALGGAGLVMTEMVCVSATGRITPGCTGMYTEEQEAGWRRIVDFVHAQSTAAIGLQLGHSGRKGSTKLMWEGIDEPLAEGNWPVVGPSPLPYKPGVNQVPHELSTTELDAIKAEFAAAAERGARAGFDLLELHCAHGYLLSSFLSPLANQRTDEYGGSLENRLRFPLEVFDAVRAVWPSERPMTVRVSATDWAPGGVDGAESVEIAKAFAARGADAIDVSTGQVTHAEKPEYGRSYQTPYADRIRHEAGIATIAVGAISSYDDVNSILLAGRADLCALGRTHLYDPQWTLHAGIEQEYNGPGAAWPAPFRAGARKPASGRTDGPRPRLELIREGVGETAHARWRPGG is encoded by the coding sequence GTGAGCTCCGGGGCGGCCAGGCGGATCGCGGTCGTCGGCGGCGGCCCGGGCGGGCTGTACTTCGCGGCGCTGGCCAAGCAGCTGGACCCGGCGGCGACCGTCGACGTCTGGGAGCGCAACGCCGCCGACGACACCTTCGGCTTCGGCGTGGTCTTCTCCGACGAGACCCTCGGCGGCATCGAGCACGCCGACCGCCGGATCCACGAGGCGATGGCCGCCGAGTTCGCCCGCTGGGACGACATCGACGTGCACTACCGCGGCAAGGTCGTGACCTCCGGCGGCCACGGCTTCGCGGCCCTGAGCCGGGTCCGGCTGCTGCAGATGCTCCAGCGGCGCTGCGCCGACCTGGGCATCGCCGTGCGCTACCTCACCACGGCCCCGCCGACCGAGCAGCTGGCCGCCGAGTACGACCTCGTGGTCGCCGCCGACGGTGTGAACTCGGCGATCCGCACCAAGTACGCCGACGCCTTCCGGCCCTCCGTCAGCACCCACGACTGCCGCTACATGTGGCTCGGCACGGACCTGGTCTTCGACGCCTTCCGCTTCCAGGTCCAGCCGACGCCGTACGGCGTCATGCAGGTCCACGGCTACCCCTACGACGCGCACGGCTCGACCTTCATCGTGGAGATGCACGAGCGGGTCTGGCGCGCGGCCGGCTTCGACCGCCTCGCGGCCCGCGACTTCGCCCCCGGCGAGAGCGACCACGAGAGCATCGCCCAGATCGCCGAGATCTTCGCCGACATGCTCGGCGGCCACCGGCTGATCGCCAACAACTCGCGCTGGCTCAGCTTCGCGACCGTCACCACCGCGCGCTGGTCGCACGACAACATCGTGCTGCTCGGCGACGCCGCCCACACCGCGCACTTCTCCATCGGCTCCGGCACGAAGCTGGCCATGGAGGACGCGCTGGCCCTGGCGGCGTGCCTGCACGAGAACCCGGACACCGCCTCGGCCCTGGCCGCGTACGAGGCCGAGCGCCGCCCGGTGGTCGCATCCACCCAGCGCGCCGCGGCGGCCTCCCTGCGCTGGTTCGAGGACCTGGGCCGGTACACCGACCAGGAGCCGTTGCAGTTCGCGTTCAACCTCCTCACCCGCTCACGCCGGGTCACGTACGACAATCTGAAGCTGCGCGACCCGGAGTTCGTGGCGGAGGTGAACGGCGACAGCACTCCCCCGATGTTCCGCCCGTTCCACCTCCGGGAGCTGACACTGAAGAACCGCGTGATCGTCTCCCCGATGGACATGTACTCGGCCCGCGGCGACGGCATGCCGAACGACTTCCACCTCGTCCACCTGGGCTCCAAAGCCCTCGGCGGCGCCGGACTGGTGATGACTGAGATGGTCTGCGTCTCGGCCACCGGCCGCATCACCCCGGGCTGCACCGGGATGTACACCGAGGAGCAGGAGGCGGGCTGGCGCCGGATCGTGGACTTCGTCCACGCGCAGTCGACCGCGGCGATCGGCCTTCAACTCGGCCACTCGGGCCGCAAGGGCTCGACGAAGCTGATGTGGGAGGGCATCGACGAGCCGCTGGCGGAGGGCAACTGGCCGGTGGTCGGACCCTCGCCGCTGCCGTACAAGCCCGGTGTGAACCAGGTCCCGCACGAGCTCTCCACCACCGAGCTCGACGCGATCAAGGCCGAGTTCGCCGCCGCGGCCGAACGAGGCGCCCGAGCCGGCTTCGACCTGCTGGAACTGCACTGCGCCCACGGCTACCTGCTGTCCAGCTTCCTGTCGCCGCTGGCCAACCAGCGCACCGACGAGTACGGCGGCTCGCTGGAGAACCGCCTGCGCTTCCCCCTTGAGGTGTTCGACGCGGTGCGCGCCGTATGGCCGTCCGAGCGCCCGATGACGGTCCGCGTCTCGGCGACCGACTGGGCCCCCGGCGGCGTGGACGGCGCGGAATCAGTGGAGATCGCCAAGGCCTTCGCCGCCCGCGGCGCCGACGCCATCGACGTCTCCACCGGCCAGGTCACCCACGCCGAGAAGCCCGAATACGGACGCTCCTACCAGACCCCGTACGCCGACCGCATCCGCCACGAAGCAGGCATCGCCACCATCGCCGTGGGAGCCATCTCCTCCTACGACGACGTGAACTCGATCCTGCTCGCCGGCCGCGCAGACCTGTGCGCCCTGGGCCGCACGCACCTGTACGACCCACAGTGGACCCTGCACGCCGGCATCGAGCAGGAGTACAACGGCCCCGGCGCAGCGTGGCCGGCACCGTTCCGCGCCGGCGCGCGCAAGCCGGCCTCAGGCCGGACGGACGGTCCTCGGCCACGGCTAGAGCTGATCCGGGAGGGCGTCGGCGAGACGGCGCACGCCCGGTGGCGGCCGGGAGGGTAA
- a CDS encoding PaaX family transcriptional regulator C-terminal domain-containing protein — translation MKAPTPRSLIVSFFGAYGRELGGWIAVADLVTLLGRLGVDAPAVRSAVSRQKQRGFLQAHQAGGVAGYSLSAEAEEILADGDRRIYLRQDVQLSDGWVLAVFSVPETERHRRHLLRSRLSRLGFGATAPGVWIAPSHLAEEARHALERLELAPYVDLFHADYLAYADLRDAAARWWDLGAVQAGYAEFSEQFLTTTSDADSSDDADAFATYLLALDAWRRMPYRDPGLPPELLPEDWQGARAADIFFGLHDRLRARGLSYVKSVVSR, via the coding sequence ATGAAGGCGCCGACGCCCCGGTCGCTGATCGTGTCGTTCTTCGGCGCCTACGGCCGCGAGCTCGGCGGCTGGATCGCGGTCGCGGACCTGGTGACCCTGCTGGGCCGGCTCGGCGTGGACGCCCCGGCGGTCCGCTCGGCGGTATCCCGGCAGAAGCAGCGCGGCTTCCTGCAAGCCCACCAGGCCGGCGGCGTCGCGGGCTACTCCCTGTCGGCGGAGGCCGAGGAGATCCTGGCCGACGGCGACCGCCGTATCTACCTGCGCCAGGACGTGCAGCTGTCCGACGGCTGGGTCCTGGCGGTGTTCTCGGTCCCGGAGACCGAACGCCACCGGCGCCACCTGCTGCGCTCGCGCCTGTCCCGCCTTGGCTTCGGGGCCACGGCACCGGGCGTGTGGATCGCACCGTCGCACCTGGCGGAGGAGGCGCGCCACGCACTGGAGCGGCTGGAGCTGGCCCCGTACGTGGACCTGTTCCACGCCGACTACCTGGCCTACGCCGATCTGCGCGACGCGGCGGCGCGGTGGTGGGACCTCGGCGCGGTGCAGGCCGGGTACGCGGAGTTCTCCGAGCAATTCCTGACGACGACCTCCGATGCGGACTCGTCCGATGACGCCGACGCGTTCGCGACGTACCTGCTCGCCCTGGACGCGTGGCGCCGGATGCCGTACCGCGACCCCGGCCTGCCGCCGGAGCTGCTGCCGGAGGACTGGCAGGGCGCGCGGGCCGCTGACATCTTCTTCGGGCTGCACGACCGGCTGCGTGCTCGCGGGTTGAGCTACGTGAAGAGCGTCGTGTCGAGGTAG
- a CDS encoding alpha/beta fold hydrolase: MTVSQFKDAKAAERFHTTYEQLLDKLWPASRTVLDVPTRFGTTRVLRTGPEAGEPLVLLPASGGNALMWHRYVEALSRDHCVYVVDTVGEPGASVQTAPIADGRDAAAWLDEVLTGLEATDAHIVGCSYGGWIALKHQIDHPGRVARLTLVDPAGFAEVGWRFYRWVIFGGLAGLAPRPMRPWLSRRVHNSAILDADLMALMRVSVGFRRRLPKTDVFTDEELRGIQVPAQFLLGARSAIHHSGQVAERIGELIPSARVEVVPGSGHALSTDEPELVIDRIVNAAALGGAAGSRTPAS, from the coding sequence ATGACAGTCAGCCAGTTCAAGGACGCGAAGGCCGCTGAGCGCTTCCACACCACCTATGAGCAGCTTCTCGACAAGCTGTGGCCGGCTTCCCGGACCGTGCTGGACGTGCCGACCCGCTTCGGGACCACCCGCGTATTGCGCACCGGCCCTGAGGCCGGCGAACCGCTCGTCCTGCTGCCCGCGTCCGGTGGGAATGCCCTGATGTGGCACCGGTATGTCGAAGCACTGAGCCGAGACCACTGCGTCTACGTGGTCGACACCGTCGGCGAGCCGGGCGCCAGCGTGCAGACCGCGCCGATCGCCGACGGCCGGGACGCGGCGGCCTGGCTGGACGAGGTGCTGACCGGCCTGGAGGCGACGGACGCGCACATCGTCGGGTGCTCATACGGCGGCTGGATCGCGCTGAAGCACCAGATCGACCACCCGGGCCGCGTCGCGCGCCTCACCCTGGTGGATCCGGCGGGCTTTGCCGAGGTCGGGTGGCGGTTCTACCGCTGGGTGATTTTCGGGGGACTGGCCGGGCTGGCACCGCGTCCGATGCGGCCGTGGCTGTCGCGCAGGGTCCACAACAGTGCCATCCTCGACGCCGACCTCATGGCACTGATGCGCGTGTCGGTGGGCTTCCGTCGCAGGCTCCCGAAGACCGACGTGTTCACCGACGAGGAACTGCGGGGAATTCAGGTACCGGCGCAGTTCCTGCTCGGCGCGCGCAGCGCGATCCATCACTCCGGGCAGGTCGCCGAGCGGATCGGAGAGTTGATTCCGTCGGCGCGCGTCGAGGTGGTACCGGGAAGCGGACATGCGCTGTCCACCGACGAGCCCGAGCTGGTGATCGACCGTATCGTCAACGCCGCAGCGCTCGGCGGCGCCGCAGGAAGTCGCACGCCAGCTTCGTGA
- a CDS encoding TetR/AcrR family transcriptional regulator, which yields MTARVDHEERRTQIAEALLHIADTQGLQSASMRAVAAEAGVSLRLVQYYFTTKEALLLDALARLQSQLQARMNTWIAAAGTPPTPRSVITAILSCIVPTDAESSRIARTYNGYYTLVLSDPDVLEKHGAAQPAVLEGFLAKQIRAAQETGEISADTNPEMAAAGLLAMVNGLGSSVLGGQRTGEEALTILRYYLDTTLFT from the coding sequence ATGACCGCCCGGGTCGACCACGAGGAACGCAGAACCCAGATCGCCGAGGCGCTGCTGCACATCGCCGACACCCAAGGGCTGCAATCGGCGAGCATGCGCGCGGTCGCGGCCGAGGCAGGCGTGTCCCTGCGCTTGGTGCAGTACTACTTCACGACCAAAGAAGCGCTGCTGCTGGACGCCCTGGCCCGGCTCCAAAGCCAGCTCCAGGCCCGCATGAACACCTGGATCGCCGCCGCCGGCACCCCGCCGACCCCGCGCTCGGTGATCACCGCGATCCTGTCGTGCATCGTCCCGACCGACGCCGAGAGCAGCCGCATCGCCCGGACCTACAACGGCTACTACACCCTGGTCCTCAGCGATCCCGACGTCCTGGAGAAGCACGGCGCGGCCCAGCCGGCCGTCCTGGAAGGCTTCCTCGCCAAGCAGATCCGGGCAGCGCAGGAGACCGGCGAGATCAGTGCGGACACGAACCCTGAAATGGCCGCGGCGGGGTTGCTGGCCATGGTCAACGGCCTGGGTTCCAGCGTCCTGGGTGGCCAGCGCACCGGCGAGGAGGCGCTGACGATCCTCCGGTACTACCTCGACACGACGCTCTTCACGTAG
- a CDS encoding AMP-binding protein translates to MDLLPSAHVDSFARDRLPVADRWPELRFDLGGLHYPDRLNCAGHLLDSAIARFGPDRRCLISDAKTSDVQTSDTQTWTYGDLDRHSDQIAHVLTSELGVVPGNRVLICGPNSPWTVACWFGVLKAGGVVVTVVPLLRSEEIATVAEIAQVSVALCAPGCDEQAAGAGVAGMQVVTVGGKGPEDLIERCSRVAGLPEFEPVQTSQDDVAMIAFTSGTTGRPKGCLHFHRDVLAIADTFAKHVLKAEPDDIFTGSPPLGFTFGLGGLVIFPLHVGASTVLLERGSPEALLAAVDKHGVSVLFTAPTAYRAMLAMLDDGASGGDNRLRTLRRCVSAGEALPGETWRAWHAATGVKIIDGIGATELLHIFISAADDDIRPGSTGRPVPGWEAAILDAEGHPVPDGEPGLLAVRGPVGCRYLADERQTTYVRHGWNYTGDTYIRDEDGYFWYQARSDDMIISSGYNIAGPEVENALLRHPSVLEAGVIGMPDPDRGQLVTAFVVLGPEVPPGEATVKELQEFVKARIAPYKYPRTVHFVPVLPRTNTGKLQRFKLRDLL, encoded by the coding sequence ATGGACCTGCTTCCGTCAGCGCACGTCGACAGCTTCGCCCGCGACCGCCTGCCCGTCGCGGACCGGTGGCCCGAGCTGCGCTTCGACCTTGGCGGACTGCACTACCCCGACCGGCTCAACTGCGCCGGGCACCTGCTCGACAGCGCGATCGCCAGGTTCGGGCCGGACCGCAGGTGTCTCATCTCCGATGCCAAGACGTCCGATGTACAGACCTCCGATACCCAGACCTGGACCTACGGCGACCTGGACCGGCACAGCGACCAGATCGCGCACGTCCTGACCTCCGAGCTCGGTGTCGTGCCCGGGAACCGCGTCCTGATCTGCGGTCCGAACAGCCCCTGGACCGTGGCGTGCTGGTTCGGCGTGCTCAAGGCCGGCGGCGTGGTGGTGACGGTCGTACCTCTGCTGCGCAGCGAGGAGATCGCGACCGTCGCCGAGATCGCCCAGGTGAGCGTCGCGCTGTGCGCGCCCGGGTGCGACGAGCAGGCCGCCGGGGCCGGTGTGGCCGGCATGCAGGTCGTGACGGTCGGCGGGAAGGGGCCCGAGGACCTCATCGAGCGGTGCTCCCGGGTCGCCGGCTTGCCCGAGTTCGAACCGGTGCAGACATCGCAGGACGACGTCGCGATGATCGCCTTCACCTCGGGGACGACCGGCCGGCCCAAGGGCTGCCTGCACTTCCACCGCGACGTCCTGGCGATCGCCGACACCTTCGCCAAGCACGTCCTCAAGGCCGAACCCGACGACATCTTCACCGGCAGCCCGCCCCTGGGCTTCACCTTCGGGCTCGGCGGCCTGGTCATCTTCCCGCTCCACGTCGGGGCCTCCACGGTGCTGTTGGAGCGTGGCAGCCCCGAGGCGCTGCTCGCGGCGGTCGACAAGCACGGTGTCAGCGTCCTGTTCACGGCGCCGACCGCCTACCGGGCCATGCTGGCGATGCTCGACGACGGCGCGTCCGGCGGCGACAACCGGCTTCGCACGCTGCGCCGCTGCGTGTCGGCGGGGGAGGCGCTGCCGGGGGAGACCTGGCGGGCCTGGCACGCCGCGACCGGCGTCAAGATCATCGACGGCATCGGCGCCACGGAACTGCTGCACATCTTCATCTCGGCCGCCGACGACGACATCCGCCCCGGCTCCACCGGACGTCCGGTGCCCGGCTGGGAGGCCGCGATCCTGGACGCCGAAGGCCACCCGGTGCCCGACGGCGAACCGGGATTGCTGGCCGTGCGTGGCCCGGTCGGCTGCCGGTACCTGGCCGACGAGCGGCAGACCACGTACGTGCGCCACGGCTGGAACTACACCGGGGACACCTACATCCGCGACGAGGATGGGTACTTCTGGTACCAGGCCCGGTCGGACGACATGATCATCTCCTCCGGGTACAACATCGCCGGCCCCGAGGTGGAGAACGCGTTGCTGCGGCATCCGTCGGTGCTGGAAGCCGGCGTCATCGGCATGCCGGACCCGGATCGCGGGCAGCTGGTGACGGCCTTCGTGGTCCTGGGGCCGGAGGTGCCGCCCGGGGAGGCCACCGTCAAGGAGCTGCAGGAATTCGTGAAGGCGAGGATCGCCCCGTACAAGTACCCGCGCACCGTGCACTTCGTACCGGTGCTGCCCAGGACCAACACCGGCAAGCTCCAGCGGTTCAAGCTCCGAGATCTGCTCTGA